Proteins encoded in a region of the Pseudomonas viciae genome:
- a CDS encoding acetoin dehydrogenase dihydrolipoyllysine-residue acetyltransferase subunit: MSQIHTLTMPKWGLSMTEGRVDAWLKEEGQAITKGDEVMDVETDKISSSVEAPFSGVLRRQIARQDETLAVGALLGIVVDGEASDAEIDAVIEQFQASFVPGDAAAEDSGPKPQKVELDGRVIRYFERGEGGTPLVLVHGFGGDLNNWLFNHEALAAGRRVIALDLPGHGESAKTLQRGDLDELSGVVLALLDHLDINAVHLVGHSMGGAVSLNAARLMPQRVRSLTLIGSAGLGPQINGGYLQGFVEAANRNALKPQLVQLFSNAELVNRQMLDDMLKYKRLEGVDAALQQLSATLFADGRQQVDLREVVQAGHVPALVIWGSDDAIIPAAHSDGLSAKVEVLPGQGHMVQMEAAEQVNRLILDFIEQH, encoded by the coding sequence ATGAGCCAGATTCATACCTTGACCATGCCCAAGTGGGGCCTGTCGATGACCGAGGGCCGGGTCGATGCCTGGCTCAAGGAGGAGGGCCAGGCCATCACCAAGGGTGATGAGGTGATGGACGTGGAAACCGACAAGATTTCCAGCAGCGTCGAAGCGCCGTTTTCCGGCGTGTTGCGCCGGCAGATCGCCCGGCAGGACGAAACCCTGGCGGTCGGCGCCTTGCTCGGTATTGTCGTCGACGGAGAAGCCAGCGATGCCGAGATCGATGCGGTCATCGAGCAGTTCCAGGCCAGTTTTGTGCCGGGCGATGCCGCCGCCGAAGACAGCGGCCCGAAACCGCAGAAAGTCGAATTGGACGGCCGGGTGATCCGTTATTTCGAGCGTGGCGAGGGCGGCACGCCGTTGGTCCTGGTGCACGGTTTCGGTGGCGACCTGAATAATTGGCTGTTCAATCACGAAGCACTGGCGGCCGGGCGTCGGGTCATCGCCCTGGACCTGCCGGGGCATGGCGAATCCGCCAAGACCTTGCAGCGCGGCGATCTGGACGAGCTGAGCGGCGTGGTGCTGGCCTTGCTCGATCACCTGGACATCAACGCTGTGCATCTGGTGGGGCATTCCATGGGTGGGGCGGTGTCGCTGAACGCCGCACGCCTGATGCCCCAGCGTGTGCGTTCCCTGACCTTGATCGGCAGCGCCGGCCTGGGCCCGCAGATCAATGGCGGCTATTTGCAAGGCTTTGTCGAGGCCGCCAACCGCAATGCCCTCAAGCCGCAGCTGGTGCAACTGTTTTCCAATGCCGAGCTGGTCAACCGGCAAATGCTCGATGACATGCTCAAGTACAAGCGCCTGGAAGGGGTGGACGCCGCGCTGCAGCAACTGTCAGCGACGTTGTTCGCCGATGGCCGCCAACAGGTGGACTTGCGTGAAGTGGTGCAGGCCGGCCACGTGCCGGCCCTGGTGATCTGGGGCAGCGACGACGCGATCATCCCGGCGGCCCACAGCGACGGCCTGAGCGCAAAGGTCGAGGTGCTGCCTGGCCAGGGCCACATGGTGCAAATGGAAGCGGCCGAGCAGGTCAACCGACTGATCCTCGATTTCATTGAACAGCACTGA
- a CDS encoding DUF6644 family protein, with translation MQASQAGSAQGWMDRLGDSSLALAMRSELWLYPLVEVVHIIGFSVLVGAVVMFDLRILGLSTGIAVTALARHLLPWAVAALLLIVPAGLMMFSAHPHDFAGNKVFVLKLCLIAAAGINALLFHVGTYRSVEQWNTGHKAPSLARIQALASMMLWTSVILCGRLLAYT, from the coding sequence ATGCAGGCCTCCCAGGCAGGCTCAGCCCAAGGCTGGATGGACCGGCTGGGCGATTCGTCCCTGGCGTTGGCCATGCGCAGCGAGCTGTGGCTCTATCCACTGGTGGAAGTGGTGCACATCATCGGCTTTTCGGTATTGGTGGGCGCGGTGGTGATGTTCGACCTGCGCATCCTGGGGCTGTCCACGGGCATCGCCGTGACCGCACTGGCCCGCCACCTGCTGCCCTGGGCCGTTGCGGCCCTGCTGTTGATCGTGCCTGCCGGGTTGATGATGTTCAGCGCACATCCCCACGACTTCGCCGGCAACAAGGTCTTTGTGCTCAAGCTCTGTCTGATTGCGGCGGCGGGCATCAATGCCCTGCTGTTCCACGTTGGAACCTACCGTTCGGTCGAGCAATGGAACACCGGCCACAAGGCGCCCAGCCTGGCCAGAATTCAAGCACTGGCGTCCATGATGCTATGGACCTCGGTCATTCTCTGCGGTCGGTTGCTGGCCTATACCTGA
- a CDS encoding alpha-ketoacid dehydrogenase subunit beta yields the protein MARKISYQQAINEALAQEMRRDSSVFIMGEDVAGGAGAPGENDAWGGVLGVTKGLYDQFPGRVLDTPLSEIGYVGAAVGAATCGVRPVCELMFVDFAGCCLDQILNQAAKFRYMFGGKASTPLVIRTMVGAGLRAAAQHSQMLTSLWTHIPGLKVVCPSSPYDAKGLLIQAIRDNDPVIFCEHKLLYSMQGEVPEELYTIPFGEANFLRDGKDVTLVSYGRMVNTAMDAARSLAGRGIDCEVIDLRTTSPMDEDSILESVEKTGRLVVIDEANPRCSMATDISALVAQKAFGALKAPIEMVTAPHTPVPFSDALEDLYIPDAAKIEQAVLNVIEWSKR from the coding sequence ATGGCGAGAAAAATCAGCTATCAGCAGGCAATCAACGAGGCCCTGGCCCAGGAAATGCGCCGCGACTCCAGCGTCTTCATCATGGGCGAGGACGTGGCTGGCGGTGCCGGCGCGCCCGGTGAAAACGACGCCTGGGGCGGTGTGCTCGGCGTCACCAAGGGGCTTTACGATCAGTTCCCCGGACGCGTGCTGGACACGCCTCTGTCGGAAATCGGTTACGTCGGCGCGGCGGTCGGGGCGGCTACCTGCGGCGTGCGTCCGGTGTGCGAACTGATGTTCGTCGACTTCGCCGGGTGCTGCCTGGACCAGATCCTCAACCAGGCGGCGAAGTTTCGCTACATGTTCGGCGGCAAGGCTTCCACGCCGCTGGTGATCCGCACCATGGTCGGCGCCGGCCTGCGCGCCGCCGCCCAGCATTCGCAGATGCTCACGTCCCTGTGGACGCACATCCCCGGGCTGAAAGTGGTGTGCCCATCGTCGCCCTACGACGCCAAGGGCTTGCTGATCCAGGCGATCCGCGACAACGACCCGGTGATCTTCTGCGAGCACAAGTTGCTCTACAGCATGCAGGGCGAGGTTCCGGAAGAGCTCTACACCATTCCCTTCGGCGAGGCCAATTTCCTGCGTGACGGCAAGGACGTGACCCTGGTGTCCTACGGGCGCATGGTCAACACCGCGATGGACGCGGCGCGCAGCCTCGCCGGGCGCGGCATCGACTGCGAAGTCATCGACCTGCGCACCACCAGCCCGATGGACGAGGACAGCATCCTCGAAAGCGTCGAGAAAACCGGGCGCCTGGTGGTGATCGACGAGGCCAACCCACGCTGTTCCATGGCCACCGACATCTCGGCGCTGGTCGCGCAAAAAGCCTTCGGTGCGCTCAAGGCCCCGATTGAAATGGTCACCGCGCCGCACACGCCGGTGCCGTTCTCCGATGCCCTGGAAGACCTGTACATCCCTGACGCGGCGAAGATCGAACAAGCCGTGCTCAACGTGATCGAGTGGAGCAAGCGCTGA
- a CDS encoding sigma-54-dependent Fis family transcriptional regulator has product MLSAHSRAHVDCVSRVLKNADQLPQLPVPDLILDSWRRSMEQHHLDPGSLQGPRILSQDVLKQCRERSELFLNIASEEVARLHGRVRDADYCVLLTDAQGQTIDYRVETTIRNDCRKAGLYLGTCWSEGEEGTCGVAAVLTAKAPVTVHKRDHFRAAFIGLTCSAAPVFDPQGELLGVLDVSAVRSPDDRRSQHLIRQMVVQSAREIEQAFFMSSAQGYWVLRAHRNAGYVDSQPDFLFAWDDDGCLQALNPAARQYLLQHYAQLPGHISQVFDPQLLHRARDESLYPLDQTLHGRLSAPRRRANPRPRVALNPCEIDPRLADSLRLAVRVKDRNLPVLIQGETGSGKEVFARQLHQASQRRDRPFVALNCAAIPESLIESELFGYVAGAFTGASAKGMQGLLQQADGGTLFLDEIGDMPLALQTRLLRVLAEGEVAPLGASRRKAVDIQVICATHRDLETLVAAGEFREDLYFRLGGARFQLPPLRERTDRLALINRILEEESARCGDAMQLSGAALECLLGYPWPGNVRQLRHVLRYACAVCEANVIQLSHLPESLHSADTAAYGPEPSASPERQALLDALVRHRWKPTAAARALGISRATLYRRVHQHGIEMPGRSPA; this is encoded by the coding sequence ATGCTTTCCGCTCACTCCCGGGCGCATGTGGATTGCGTCAGCCGCGTACTGAAAAACGCGGACCAATTGCCACAACTGCCCGTTCCGGACCTGATCCTCGACTCCTGGCGTCGCTCCATGGAGCAACATCACCTGGACCCCGGTTCGCTGCAGGGCCCGCGCATCCTGTCCCAGGACGTGCTCAAGCAATGCCGCGAGCGTTCCGAGCTGTTCCTCAATATCGCCAGTGAAGAAGTGGCGCGCCTGCATGGGCGGGTGCGCGATGCCGATTACTGCGTGTTGCTGACCGATGCCCAGGGCCAGACCATCGACTACCGGGTCGAAACCACCATTCGCAATGACTGCCGCAAGGCCGGGCTGTACCTGGGCACCTGTTGGTCGGAGGGCGAAGAAGGCACCTGCGGCGTGGCAGCGGTGCTCACGGCCAAGGCCCCGGTGACGGTGCACAAGCGCGACCACTTTCGAGCCGCCTTCATCGGCCTGACCTGCTCCGCCGCCCCGGTGTTCGACCCGCAAGGCGAGTTGCTCGGGGTGCTGGACGTCTCGGCGGTGCGCTCGCCGGATGATCGACGCTCCCAGCATCTGATCCGGCAGATGGTGGTGCAAAGTGCCCGGGAGATCGAACAGGCATTTTTCATGAGCAGCGCCCAGGGCTACTGGGTGCTGCGGGCCCATCGCAACGCCGGCTACGTCGATAGCCAACCGGACTTCCTGTTCGCCTGGGACGACGACGGTTGCCTGCAAGCCCTGAACCCGGCCGCGCGCCAGTACCTGCTGCAGCATTACGCTCAGTTACCCGGGCACATCAGCCAGGTCTTCGATCCGCAACTGCTGCACCGCGCCCGCGACGAAAGTCTCTATCCGCTCGATCAGACCCTGCACGGGCGCTTGAGCGCGCCGCGACGGCGAGCGAATCCGCGTCCGCGGGTGGCGCTGAACCCATGCGAAATCGACCCGCGCCTGGCCGACAGCCTGCGCCTGGCGGTGCGGGTCAAGGATCGCAACCTGCCGGTGTTGATCCAGGGTGAAACCGGTTCCGGCAAGGAAGTGTTCGCCCGCCAGTTGCACCAGGCCAGCCAGCGCCGTGACCGGCCTTTCGTGGCGTTGAACTGCGCAGCGATCCCCGAAAGCCTGATCGAAAGCGAGTTGTTCGGCTACGTCGCCGGAGCCTTCACCGGCGCCTCGGCCAAGGGCATGCAGGGCCTGTTGCAACAGGCCGATGGCGGCACGCTGTTCCTCGATGAAATCGGCGATATGCCGCTGGCCTTGCAGACCCGCCTGCTACGGGTGCTGGCCGAAGGCGAAGTGGCGCCCCTGGGGGCATCGCGTCGCAAGGCCGTGGACATTCAGGTGATCTGCGCCACCCACCGCGACCTGGAGACGTTGGTTGCCGCTGGCGAGTTTCGCGAGGACTTGTATTTTCGCCTGGGCGGCGCCCGCTTCCAGTTGCCACCCTTGCGCGAACGCACGGATCGACTGGCGCTGATCAACCGTATTCTTGAAGAGGAATCGGCGCGGTGCGGGGACGCCATGCAATTGAGCGGTGCGGCCCTGGAGTGCCTGCTCGGTTATCCGTGGCCAGGCAATGTCCGCCAGTTGCGCCATGTGCTGCGTTACGCCTGCGCGGTGTGCGAAGCGAATGTGATCCAACTCAGCCATCTGCCCGAGTCATTGCACAGCGCAGACACGGCTGCATATGGGCCGGAGCCGAGCGCCAGCCCGGAACGCCAGGCTCTGCTCGATGCCCTGGTACGCCACCGCTGGAAACCCACCGCCGCGGCTCGGGCCCTGGGGATTTCCCGAGCGACCTTGTATCGGAGAGTGCACCAACATGGCATCGAGATGCCTGGCAGAAGCCCGGCGTGA
- a CDS encoding ATP-NAD kinase family protein has product MSRRPLTVGIIANPASGRDVRRLTANAGLFSSTDKVSVIQRLLAAFGATGIEQVLMPTDMTGIAAAVLKNSHSRQARSSHWPALEFLDLTLRQTVEDTRRAARLMAEREVALIAVLGGDGTHKAVAAEVGDIPLLTLSTGTNNAFPELREATSAGLAGGLYASGRIPDQIGLRRNKRLLVCDAARGLREVALVDVAVSPLRFVGARAISRAQDLAEVFVTFAEPQSIGLSALCGLWFPVSRQAAGGAWMRLDPQSPEALLVPLAPGLLQGCGVLAAGPLDPGIAHGLSLSSGTLALDGEREIEFNAQDRPTVTLDAGGPLSIDVNAVLAYAAQHRLLAIGREHPQHPLNLQEDTPGE; this is encoded by the coding sequence ATGAGCCGCCGGCCACTGACCGTAGGCATCATCGCCAACCCCGCCTCGGGCCGTGACGTGCGGCGCCTGACCGCCAATGCCGGGCTGTTTTCCAGCACCGATAAAGTCTCGGTGATCCAGCGCCTGCTGGCCGCCTTTGGCGCCACTGGCATCGAACAGGTGTTGATGCCCACCGACATGACCGGCATCGCCGCCGCTGTGCTGAAGAACAGCCACAGCCGCCAGGCCCGTAGCAGCCACTGGCCGGCCCTGGAGTTTCTGGACCTGACCCTGCGCCAGACCGTCGAAGATACCCGCCGCGCCGCGCGTCTGATGGCCGAGCGCGAGGTGGCGCTGATCGCCGTGCTCGGTGGCGACGGCACGCACAAGGCCGTCGCCGCCGAAGTCGGTGACATCCCGTTGCTGACCCTGTCCACCGGCACCAACAACGCCTTCCCTGAACTGCGCGAGGCCACCAGCGCCGGGTTGGCCGGTGGGCTGTACGCCAGCGGGCGGATCCCGGATCAGATCGGCTTGCGTCGCAATAAGCGCCTGCTGGTCTGCGATGCCGCACGGGGTTTGCGCGAAGTCGCCCTGGTGGACGTCGCCGTGTCGCCGCTGCGCTTTGTCGGTGCCCGGGCGATCAGCCGGGCACAGGACCTGGCCGAGGTGTTCGTGACCTTCGCTGAACCGCAATCCATCGGCCTGTCGGCGCTGTGCGGCTTGTGGTTCCCGGTGTCACGCCAGGCAGCGGGCGGCGCCTGGATGCGCCTGGACCCGCAATCGCCCGAAGCGCTGCTGGTGCCACTGGCCCCCGGCCTGCTGCAAGGCTGTGGCGTGCTCGCCGCCGGCCCACTGGACCCCGGCATTGCTCACGGACTGTCGTTGTCCAGCGGCACCCTGGCCCTGGATGGCGAGCGGGAAATCGAATTCAACGCGCAGGACCGGCCCACGGTCACCCTCGATGCCGGCGGCCCGCTGAGCATCGATGTCAACGCGGTACTGGCCTATGCCGCGCAACACCGTTTGTTGGCCATCGGCCGCGAACACCCGCAACACCCTCTGAATCTTCAAGAAGACACCCCAGGAGAATAA
- a CDS encoding DinB family protein yields the protein MNYFLAQALNNQWANHRLLTACAQLSEAEYLAERTSFFPSIQSTLCHILEVDRYYLTALEGDRDGQNKDFSETLTFPRLRESQTQTDQRLVALCEALRENDLARSVDLVRADGVVRERIDRLLLHLFEHQIHHRGQVHTLLSATPVKPPQLDEFFLECDRRFRVDEEQRLQLDERRVWREYLRG from the coding sequence ATGAATTACTTCCTGGCCCAGGCCCTGAACAATCAGTGGGCCAATCACCGGTTACTCACGGCCTGCGCGCAGTTGAGCGAGGCCGAATACCTCGCGGAGCGCACCAGCTTCTTCCCCTCCATCCAAAGCACGCTCTGCCACATTCTGGAAGTGGACCGCTATTACCTGACCGCCCTCGAAGGCGACCGAGATGGCCAGAACAAGGACTTTTCTGAAACCCTGACCTTTCCCCGGTTGAGGGAAAGCCAAACCCAAACCGACCAGCGGCTGGTGGCGCTCTGCGAAGCCCTGCGGGAAAACGACCTCGCCCGCTCCGTCGACCTAGTGCGTGCCGACGGTGTGGTGCGCGAACGAATCGACCGGCTGCTGTTGCACCTGTTCGAGCATCAGATCCATCATCGTGGGCAGGTCCACACCCTGCTCAGCGCCACCCCCGTCAAGCCGCCCCAACTCGATGAGTTTTTTCTCGAGTGCGACCGTCGGTTCCGCGTGGACGAGGAACAGCGGCTTCAACTCGATGAGCGGCGGGTCTGGCGCGAATACCTGCGCGGTTGA
- a CDS encoding 2,3-butanediol dehydrogenase, with translation MRAAVWHGRNDIRVEDVPLPVSPPAGWVQIRVQWCGICGSDLHEYVAGPVFIPVDAPHPLTGIKGQCILGHEFCGEIVELGAGVEGFSVGEPVAADACQHCGTCYYCTHGLYNICENLAFTGLMNNGAFAELVNVPANLLYKLPADFPAEAGALIEPLAVGMHAVKKAGSLLGQNVVVVGAGTIGLCTIMCAKAAGAAQVIALEMSGARKAKALEVGASHVIDPNECDALAEVRRLTGGLGADVSFECIGNKHTAKLAIDLIRKAGKCVLVGIFEEPSEFNFFELVATEKQVLGALAYNGEFADVIAFIADGRLDISPLVTGRIQLEQIVGQGFEELVNNKEHNVKIIVSPARI, from the coding sequence ATGCGCGCCGCCGTCTGGCATGGCCGCAATGATATCCGCGTCGAAGACGTGCCACTGCCGGTCTCGCCGCCCGCCGGCTGGGTACAGATCCGCGTGCAATGGTGCGGCATCTGCGGTTCCGACCTGCATGAATACGTGGCCGGGCCGGTGTTCATCCCGGTGGACGCGCCGCATCCACTGACCGGGATCAAGGGCCAGTGCATCCTCGGCCATGAGTTCTGCGGCGAGATCGTCGAGCTGGGCGCCGGCGTCGAAGGTTTCAGCGTCGGTGAACCGGTGGCGGCCGATGCCTGCCAGCATTGCGGCACCTGCTATTACTGCACCCACGGGCTGTACAACATCTGCGAAAACCTGGCGTTCACCGGGCTGATGAACAACGGTGCGTTTGCCGAACTGGTCAATGTGCCGGCCAATCTGCTCTACAAATTGCCGGCCGATTTTCCTGCCGAGGCCGGCGCGTTGATCGAACCCCTGGCGGTCGGCATGCACGCGGTGAAAAAAGCCGGGAGCCTGTTGGGCCAGAACGTGGTGGTGGTTGGCGCCGGTACGATCGGCCTGTGCACCATCATGTGCGCCAAGGCCGCTGGCGCGGCCCAGGTGATCGCCCTGGAAATGTCCGGCGCGCGCAAGGCCAAGGCCCTGGAGGTCGGGGCCAGCCATGTGATCGATCCGAATGAATGCGATGCCTTGGCCGAAGTGCGCCGCCTGACGGGCGGCCTGGGTGCCGATGTCAGTTTTGAATGCATCGGCAACAAGCACACCGCCAAACTCGCCATCGACCTGATCCGCAAGGCCGGCAAATGTGTGTTGGTGGGCATCTTCGAGGAGCCCAGTGAATTCAACTTCTTCGAACTGGTGGCCACCGAGAAGCAAGTGCTCGGCGCGCTGGCCTACAACGGCGAGTTCGCCGATGTGATCGCCTTCATCGCCGATGGACGCCTGGACATCTCGCCGCTGGTGACCGGACGCATCCAGCTGGAGCAGATCGTTGGCCAGGGTTTCGAGGAGCTGGTCAATAACAAGGAGCACAACGTGAAAATCATCGTGTCTCCCGCACGGATCTGA
- a CDS encoding trans-3-hydroxy-L-proline dehydratase yields the protein MRSSKIIHVVSCHAEGEVGDVIVGGVAPPPGATVWEQSRWIAQDQTLRNFVLNEPRGGVFRHVNLLVPAKDPRAHMAWIIMEPADTPPMSGSNSLCVATVLLDSGILPMTEPQTHLVLEAPGGLIEAVADCRDGKVQRVEIKNVPSFADRLDAWIEVEGLGSLQVDTAYGGDSFVIVDAQRLGFTIRPFEAAELVAVGLKITRAANEQLGFVHPLNPDWSHISFCQIAAPIVQENGIATGANAVVIQPGKIDRSPTGTGCSARMAVLHAKGLMQVGERFIGRSIIGSEFHCRIDSLTDVAGRPAIYPCIAGRAWITGTHQLLLDPADPWPQGYRLSDTWPGA from the coding sequence ATGCGCTCATCGAAAATCATCCATGTAGTCAGCTGCCACGCCGAAGGCGAAGTCGGCGACGTGATCGTCGGCGGCGTCGCCCCACCGCCCGGCGCCACCGTGTGGGAGCAGTCGCGCTGGATCGCCCAGGACCAGACCCTGCGCAACTTCGTCCTCAACGAGCCCCGGGGCGGCGTATTCCGCCACGTCAACCTGCTGGTGCCGGCCAAGGACCCGCGGGCGCACATGGCCTGGATCATCATGGAACCGGCCGACACCCCGCCAATGTCCGGCTCCAACTCGTTGTGCGTCGCCACTGTGCTGCTGGACAGCGGCATCCTGCCCATGACCGAACCCCAGACCCACCTGGTGCTGGAGGCACCGGGTGGCCTGATCGAAGCCGTGGCCGACTGCCGCGACGGCAAGGTGCAGCGGGTGGAGATCAAGAACGTGCCCTCCTTCGCCGACCGTCTAGATGCCTGGATCGAAGTCGAGGGCCTGGGCTCGTTGCAGGTGGACACGGCGTATGGCGGTGACAGCTTTGTCATCGTCGACGCCCAGCGTCTGGGCTTTACCATCCGCCCCTTTGAGGCCGCCGAGCTGGTGGCCGTCGGGCTGAAGATCACCCGGGCCGCCAACGAACAATTGGGCTTCGTGCATCCACTGAACCCCGACTGGTCGCACATCTCGTTCTGCCAGATCGCCGCGCCCATCGTCCAGGAGAACGGCATTGCCACCGGCGCCAACGCGGTGGTGATCCAACCGGGCAAGATCGACCGCTCGCCGACCGGCACCGGTTGCTCGGCGCGCATGGCCGTGCTGCATGCCAAGGGCTTGATGCAGGTTGGCGAACGGTTCATCGGCCGCTCGATCATCGGCTCCGAATTCCACTGCCGTATCGACTCCCTGACCGATGTGGCCGGGCGCCCGGCGATTTATCCGTGCATCGCCGGACGGGCGTGGATCACCGGCACTCATCAACTGCTGCTCGACCCGGCCGACCCGTGGCCGCAGGGGTATCGACTGTCGGATACCTGGCCTGGCGCATGA
- a CDS encoding thiamine pyrophosphate-dependent dehydrogenase E1 component subunit alpha, giving the protein MSTSLSHDQLLHAYQVMRTIRAFEERLHVEFATGEIPGFVHLYAGEEASAAGVMAHLGDADCIASNHRGHGHCIAKGVDVYGMMAEIYGKKTGVCQGKGGSMHIADFEKGMLGANGIVGAGAPLVVGAALAARMKGTDSVAVVFFGDGGSNEGAVFEAMNMASVWNLPCLFVAENNGYAEATASNWSVACDHIADRAAGFGMPGVTVDGFDFFAVHEAAGAAVERARAGEGPSLIEVKLTRYYGHFEGDAQTYRAPDEVKHFRENHDCLMQFRESTTRAGMLAVEQLDQIDKDVELLIENAVRKAKSDPKPTAADLLTDVYVSYP; this is encoded by the coding sequence ATGTCGACATCGCTCAGTCACGATCAACTGCTGCATGCCTATCAGGTGATGCGCACCATCCGCGCCTTCGAAGAGCGCCTGCACGTGGAGTTCGCCACCGGCGAAATTCCCGGTTTTGTCCACCTGTATGCAGGTGAAGAGGCTTCAGCCGCAGGCGTCATGGCCCACTTGGGCGATGCCGATTGCATCGCCTCCAACCACCGTGGCCACGGTCATTGCATCGCCAAGGGCGTGGATGTCTACGGGATGATGGCCGAGATCTACGGCAAGAAAACCGGCGTCTGCCAAGGCAAGGGCGGCTCGATGCACATTGCCGATTTCGAGAAGGGCATGCTCGGCGCCAATGGCATTGTCGGTGCCGGCGCGCCCCTGGTGGTGGGTGCCGCGCTGGCGGCGCGGATGAAAGGCACCGACAGCGTCGCCGTGGTGTTCTTCGGTGACGGTGGCTCCAACGAAGGCGCGGTGTTCGAAGCCATGAACATGGCCTCGGTGTGGAACTTGCCGTGCCTGTTCGTCGCCGAAAACAACGGTTATGCCGAAGCCACGGCCTCCAATTGGTCGGTGGCCTGCGATCACATCGCCGACCGCGCCGCCGGGTTCGGTATGCCTGGGGTGACGGTGGATGGCTTCGATTTCTTTGCCGTGCATGAGGCGGCCGGGGCGGCGGTCGAGCGGGCGCGGGCCGGGGAGGGGCCATCGCTGATCGAGGTCAAGCTGACCCGCTATTACGGCCACTTCGAAGGCGATGCCCAGACCTATCGGGCGCCCGATGAGGTCAAGCATTTTCGCGAGAACCACGATTGCCTGATGCAATTTCGTGAGAGCACCACTCGCGCCGGGATGTTGGCGGTCGAGCAGTTGGACCAGATCGACAAGGACGTGGAGTTGCTGATCGAAAACGCGGTGCGCAAAGCCAAGTCCGATCCCAAGCCCACGGCGGCGGACCTGCTCACTGACGTCTACGTCTCCTATCCCTGA
- a CDS encoding dihydrodipicolinate synthase family protein, with protein sequence MSKRINWSGVFPAVTTQFNDDFSINLEKTHQVISNVIRDGVSGLVVCGSVGENTSLSAEEKIAVTEVAVDASRGRVPVICGVAEFTSVQAAKVANAVRKVGVDGVMLMPALVYGSKPFETAEHFRYVARHADVPLMVYNNPPIYKNDVTPDILISLADCDNVVCFKDSSGDTRRFIDVRNEVGDRFVLFAGLDDVVLESLAVGAEGWVSGMSNVFPQEGETIFRLARAGRFAEAMPIYEWLMPILHLDARADLVQCIKLCEAIAGRGSALTRPPRLALPEEDRVYVEQIMAKALANRPVLPDVGL encoded by the coding sequence ATGAGCAAACGCATCAACTGGAGCGGCGTCTTCCCTGCCGTCACCACCCAATTCAACGATGACTTTTCCATCAACCTGGAAAAAACCCACCAAGTGATTTCCAACGTCATTCGTGATGGCGTTTCCGGCCTGGTGGTCTGCGGGTCGGTGGGGGAAAACACCTCCCTGAGCGCCGAGGAAAAAATCGCCGTGACCGAAGTCGCGGTGGACGCTTCCCGGGGCCGGGTGCCGGTGATTTGCGGCGTGGCCGAGTTCACCAGTGTGCAAGCGGCCAAGGTTGCCAACGCAGTGCGCAAGGTCGGGGTCGACGGGGTCATGCTGATGCCGGCGCTGGTCTACGGCTCCAAGCCGTTCGAGACCGCCGAGCATTTCCGCTACGTCGCTCGGCATGCCGACGTGCCGTTGATGGTCTACAACAACCCGCCGATCTACAAGAACGACGTGACGCCGGACATTCTGATTTCCCTGGCCGATTGCGACAACGTGGTGTGTTTCAAGGACTCCTCCGGCGACACCCGGCGTTTCATCGACGTGCGCAATGAAGTCGGTGACCGTTTTGTGTTGTTCGCAGGCCTGGATGATGTGGTGCTGGAAAGTCTCGCCGTGGGTGCCGAAGGCTGGGTCTCGGGTATGTCCAACGTGTTCCCGCAAGAAGGCGAGACCATTTTCCGCCTGGCTCGCGCCGGGCGCTTTGCCGAGGCAATGCCGATCTACGAATGGCTGATGCCGATCCTGCACCTGGACGCCCGCGCCGATCTGGTGCAATGCATCAAGCTGTGCGAAGCCATCGCTGGCCGTGGCAGCGCCCTCACCCGCCCACCGCGCCTGGCCTTGCCGGAAGAGGATCGGGTGTATGTGGAACAGATCATGGCCAAGGCCTTGGCCAATCGGCCGGTGTTGCCGGATGTGGGGCTTTAA
- a CDS encoding DUF6152 family protein — MNVILRCIGLALMLITTAALAHHGWSEYDTSNPLELEGTIKEAGYSHPHGYVRLQTTDKTWTVVLAPPSRMENRGLTKDMLKAGNRATVVGYANRNKPDELRAERITLDNKTTELR; from the coding sequence ATGAACGTTATCCTTCGTTGCATCGGTTTGGCGTTGATGCTGATCACCACGGCAGCACTCGCTCACCACGGCTGGAGCGAATACGACACCAGCAACCCCTTGGAGCTCGAAGGCACCATCAAGGAAGCCGGCTATTCCCATCCCCATGGCTACGTGCGCTTGCAGACCACCGACAAAACCTGGACCGTCGTGCTGGCCCCGCCGTCACGCATGGAGAATCGGGGACTGACCAAAGACATGCTCAAAGCGGGTAACCGCGCCACCGTGGTCGGCTATGCGAACCGCAACAAACCCGACGAATTGCGCGCCGAGCGCATCACCCTCGACAACAAGACCACCGAGTTGCGCTGA